GAAAGGCTTGGTATCCGTAAGCGATGGAAGCCATACgccttaattgttgagtaagctaaGGGCCTGCGAACGCCATGcgctttgattgttgagtaaACCGGGAGTCTGCACGACTCATATACGTCGGCTGTTGGTGAAGTCAACACGTAATCTTCCGACTAAGCTGCGGAAGGACATGGCCTCAGGATATGGTTTGGGCGTTCTTGGATTGGCCAGACTAAGTATTGCTAGGTCGGACCCCGCCCAGGGGGTCCGCTCGGGTGGCTCCTGCTCGGAGGAATGCGCTCGGGTGGCTCCTGCTCGGAGGAATGTGCTCGGGTGGCTCCTGCTCGGAGGAATGCGCtcggccggttccctcgcaggGGCTTGCTTGGCCGGCCCTCAGCCTGCTCGGCCGGCCCCTGCTCGGCGGAACGGGCTCGGCCGGCTCCTACTCGGAGGAATGCGCTCGGCCGGCTCCTCAGCCTGCTTGGCTGGCCCCTGCTTGGCGGAACGCGCTCGGCCGAGGATGCGGCAACACTTTTCCCCCAACAGCACCTAATGCTAGTAAGCCTGCCATAACTTGCTCCACAACCATCCTGAGTTGCTTCTCATCCAATCTCACTATAGTGTACTTTATGGAGCTCTTTGGAGTCGCTCGAACTCAAAGGAAGCAGCAAAATCACTACCAAAAGTCTCGAACGGCTGCTCCTTTGTTGCTTTTCCTGATGCTGTGGAAAGTCTAGGCTTTCTATGGGGTGACGGGGTCCCTCAGGCTCTACCCTCTAGCAGCTAAGGAGGACCGTGCCCATTTGGGCCGTATATACTTTGGGCCCTATTGGACTAGTTCACCCATTATGGGTCGTGTTCATTTTGGGCATTGATCATTCATTTTGGGCCTGCTCATCTATGGTGGGCTGTATTCTTTTTGGACCCTGTTCATCTATTGTGGGTCGAGTTCGATCATTTTGGACCAGATATATTGATTGATCCAAGTCGACTCAGGCTAAATATCTCTATTCTGATTTTGGTCAAATTAGACAGAATAGGCTAAGCCTCTAATTGGACCTAATTAAGTGGATCAAGCACAAAAGCTCAACTAGCCTTGGATCGtatatctctttctctctccaagCAAGCCCACATTCTGACTAGATCTAGACCTTTCTCCTAATGGTTGACTTGAACCACTCGGACTGAGCCTAAGACTAGGATCAAACCAAATCTAGACCCTAGCTaagattctctctcctctcttttctctctctagacatGCGTGGGGATCCTATTGTAAGCCTTGTTCTTTTTGTTACTCAGATCCAAGTTGACCCAATTTGGAGACCCTAAATTGCCCCAGTACTTGAGAGGTAAACCGGCCATTACTTCAGCCCCAGTTACATTTGACCATTTTTTATCTTTACCTAACCCATTAAATCTTCCTTTCTCGGACCAAACTGATCTGGGGACATGAGACCGTAGTATTTAATTTTAACTTCTGAAATTAtgttaaaattaataatattttaatgatattaaataGGTGTATCTAAAATGTTTGCGTGAAgtagaatttaaagcaaaaagaggtaagtaacttaatgcttcagaATGTGTTTTCCAAATTATGTggtaaaaataattattactttattaaattttgatatatgttttgtacgtagttaaacgggtcaggcatGTTAATAATCATATTAAAATTGTGCTATatgttatgaaatatgaaaaatatgaccagacaaattatgaaaaatttattttgcatatatgtatgtattctcggcatggctatgatctggctCCGCTAATAGAGATTATTCGTTGGCCCTGTTGACTTGTAATTTGTGAAAAACCAGTTTCGATACTGCACCACCAATGACTAGAATAGTAGTATTTAGACACCGTACCACTGATGATTAATAATAGTAGTGTTTGGCACTTTATGCGACcaatgccactgggttacgtggccatagCCTATTGATGTTGAAATTTTAGTATCAAAGTTTctgtaaaaatatttaaaaaatttaaaaatatttattaatgatttatttttcagttATTATTTTGTGCTTTGATTAAATATCTAGTATACTTTGACCCCACTCTGAAGTATTATATTGCTCACTAAGGTCGTCGGGCGGCATGTCAGCCCTCAACCTGGCCTCTGCCAAACACTGTTAGATTTGATCGCCTTGATTTTTGTTGAACAAGCTGTGCCTAGCTTAGTCCAAGCATGATTCGATGAATTTTAATTTGATCGGATCGACCGGAGTGTTAGGCACTCCAGCTTGGTCAGCCTTGTGAGGGTATTGGAATTAGGGTTCTATTATTGGAATAATTATGATAAATTctgattaaaaatataatttgctAAATACCAGGGTTTGAGAAGGATTTTCAGGATTAATTGGATATGTCAACTGGATTGCATTCATAAAGTAAGTAATCAGCaatcattaaattattatatttataatttttgagTGGCATTATTTATGAAGGATAGTATATTACtatgtaatatattattttgaaatattacgataatatatgatcttattatggatatgattgatttagtttgatacctCATAATTTTAGAGCTGGAATATGAAATCTAGAACtatatatttgaattttgaCCTGGCTATGTTAAAAATcctgccaatgggggctaatatATTGGCATATAATTTGTCCTAAAGGTTGTGTCTAAGATGATTAGTGACATACCGTCCGCAACAAATGGTCTTAAAGTATTTTGTTACAAGATGATGCACAGCTCACCGCAAAATGATTAGTCAGTGTTATAACCCTGCCATAGATTGATGTGGTCATAGCTTCGGATCGATACGatgaattgaatttaatattttaagaagAATTTGATTTGTATATTATTACTGCATATATACTTATTTTTTGTAAATTATTATCTATTTGATTGCCTGATTTTTTTAGCTAAAGCGTTCATTGTTTATTGGGTTGTTTAGctcattatatgattttttttattatttttacaaatttaaAGAACTCGCTTACTAGGATTTTTAATATAAGAAAGCAACTAGCAGAGGCATAGGTTATCTTAGAGTTTATTGATGTACTAACCTAAAACATTGTTagaataaatatttaaatattaagctagttattaaaataaaatttaaatattattatttaaattattttctgtatatttATGAGACGGGCGTATTCCCACCTATAGGGCTGCGACCCTAAAGGAAACAGCTAGatggctgtttttttttttttttggtaaggttGGGGGGctgcgcttttttttttttttttgaaaaccggGAGGTCAGAGATTCGGGGGGCGGGGGGCGGGGGGCGGGTGGTGGGGGCGGGCTGCGCACAAAAAGAAGTCAtatcctttttgtttttttggtaaaCCGGGAGCTCAGAGACGCCAAAGGAAACAACTAGATGGAACGTAGATAGATACAACCCATGGCATCAAACTCAGGCGAGCAAAATCTGGATGAATAATTGACCTGTGAGGTTCATGTTTGTGTGTCTGCCGGCGAGCCTGTCCGCCGGAAAGCCATAACCCAAACCCCTACAGGAGTGTCCGTCAGTCGCCACCATCTCCTTGTTTCATGCGCTAGAGATAATTTAAACTTTCCTAGTTGAATCACATCTAGATTAAAAAACGCAGAGCTGGATTCATGAAAGCTAAGACTGAGCTAATACATATGGAACTTATGGATCCAGATTTATTCTGAATCCAAAATTTCCTGGAAATAGCAGATGAACTTCTGCAATTTCTAGCTACTAACATCAACAACGGAACACCAGGAGCACCCAGGCCTCTAGCTTATTCATAATCGAATGCAGCAACCCATTATACACTAAGATTTAGAAGGCAATAAAGTATGTGCCTCCTCGATTAACCTCTAGCTCTTGAGAGACATCCGATAAATTCGGAACCATCAACGGCTCATTCCCCCTTGAATCCCTGGCGGTAAGGTCGCCCCCTGCCCCTGCCCCTGCCCCTGCCTCTCCACGTTCGCGCGCCACCCTACAAAATCCCCAAAGATTCGCTCACTTCCCATTATCCTCACTATGAGGGGAAAGAGACATATAAAggtaaatagagagagagagaaagagagagttcAACAAAATACAAACCAATGGCCATGTTAAAGCCACGGCGCTTGAGCTCACGGTACTCCTGGCAGAGGGCGCACGACTCGCAGAAGCAGTGAACGAGGCAGTCGTTGCAAGGGCTCTCCTGCAGCGAGTACTGCGCTCTCAGCTTGGATCGATAGAAGCACGAGTACAAGCAAGGGCACCCCGTCACCCACATTACTAACGCATACAGCGCTCCACTCACACCACACGCTTCAGAAATCCAACATCATCCACCATTAGACAAGCAAATCAGCcaagaattaaaacatgcaTAGGACGCGGTGGAATTCATGACTCACAGGTGGATCCTTTATCGGCAATCTCCGCGATCTGGCCAAAAGTGATGCATGGGCAGCAACAAGTAAGGCAGCCTGCACCGGAAGAGCTTTTGGTTAATTAAGGTCAGATTTGGATGGCTGTTGGGTGTTCGGGTGAAAAGAAGGAAATCGAATGGGGAgttagaggaggaggaaggtgtTACAGTTGCCGCAGTCGTCGAAGCAGTCGCAGAGTCCGGTGGACCATGGAACGGGTTCCTGAGAATGGACTTGGAAGGCGGCAGGGCCGGTCGGGGCGAAGTATTGGTTGGCGGAGCTTACAGGGATGCCTGTTGTCGGCGGCAGCGCCATCGTCGGAGGATAAGTGGGCTCTGGTTTGGGCGGATACATGGTGGTGGTCGTGGTGGTGGTGGGTGGGATGGGAGAGGACCGGGAGGTGAAGAAAAGATTGGGACAAGATATCAGGCGGTGTTGGAGTGACTGAAATAGAAAAAAACTTGGCGAACTCCCGGGTCACGACGTGGAAATTAAGTGACAAGGTTTGGAGgggggtagttctaaatacacccccccgattgctcaggacaccccccaaaaattaaaaaaaaattaaatactctctacacccccccatttgctaaggacacccctaaaaaaataaaaaatcctaaattacccttcaccctccccaccccctcacctaaattgctctctacaccccccaaaccccccccccccccaaccccgctcttcccctccaaaactccactccagccggcttctcccttccgcccaaaaaacttcgcctcaagcacctcaagcacctcgccggcggccaaaccccctccgtctcccccttctccctcgcccaaaacccccccgttcccccttctccctctcgtcgccggcattctccccttctccctctcgtcgccggcattctcccggaaccacctccccggccatctcccgagcaacgagcacctcgccggcgcctccacgaccacgtcgaggtagctccccgcccccccgcctccagtgctccgttcggcactggatcgccgaacagaagggttctgttcggctgaacagtgccgaacagaagccctctgttcggcaacactcaaccgaacagaagccttctgttcggctgcacggtgccgaacagaagccttctgttcggctgcacagtgccgaacagaatggttctgtccggctctgagcagccgaacagaagccttctgttcggctctgtgcagccgaacagaagccttctgttcggcactgtgcagccgaacagaagggttctggtgcgtgccgtgctgaattttgtgccgaacatttatgtatgcaattgaattattttctttgatatagcctaacattgaatttctatattttcagacatggatccccgtcccgccagagttagacctacggcgtcagctaggagacgtcgtgctaggattgcttctcccgagcctgctcatatgccatcggactctcctgagtcagagcatgatgatatgcccgctaggggcgaagacgatgagtccgttggaccatgtccaggaggtccagaggatgagtccgtcctgatcagtttcaggacgcatatagcagcttccatctggaggcaacaggtattgtttatttgttatagcattatattttgtttattgatgttttataaagtagtagtaattatacatttatattacaggaacgagctccactaaagtgcatgaaccatactgccaaggttggtgaatggaagtggtggtcttcaaaccaaccaaataccaggttcagagcactattgaggcagtcgggcctcgtagagttagtacagtgctcttatcgattcatcgataagattctgatttcgggcttcgtagagagatggcagcccgagacgaacaccttccatataccatttggcgagatcactatcacgttggatgatgtatccgccattttagggattcctgtcgcaggttcctcagtatcagtttctcctgagaggatgagtgatcgggatgctgaggagctacttgtggagttgttgggggtgtca
This DNA window, taken from Phoenix dactylifera cultivar Barhee BC4 unplaced genomic scaffold, palm_55x_up_171113_PBpolish2nd_filt_p 000085F, whole genome shotgun sequence, encodes the following:
- the LOC103706196 gene encoding cell number regulator 2-like gives rise to the protein MYPPKPEPTYPPTMALPPTTGIPVSSANQYFAPTGPAAFQVHSQEPVPWSTGLCDCFDDCGNCCLTCCCPCITFGQIAEIADKGSTSCGVSGALYALVMWVTGCPCLYSCFYRSKLRAQYSLQESPCNDCLVHCFCESCALCQEYRELKRRGFNMAIGWRANVERQGQGQGQGATLPPGIQGGMSR